In one window of Romboutsia hominis DNA:
- a CDS encoding ImmA/IrrE family metallo-endopeptidase, which yields MNINHIREAIRRITYCYDTSDPKELIDAMGIKLGFLPNDTDINKLKGCYGMINGDKVILIHPDLNDEVRREVYAHELGHAILHPTTNTLFLATYTYFRLGTLEIEADTLASELLLSDDIYYKYMGRNNGFIASCEKVPERFVELKLNNFRKRLNKFW from the coding sequence GTGAATATAAATCATATAAGAGAGGCAATTAGAAGAATTACATACTGTTATGATACTTCTGATCCAAAAGAACTTATAGATGCAATGGGGATTAAATTAGGTTTTTTACCTAATGATACAGATATAAATAAATTAAAAGGATGTTATGGCATGATTAATGGGGATAAAGTCATTCTTATTCATCCTGATTTAAATGATGAAGTTCGTCGTGAGGTTTATGCTCATGAGTTAGGACATGCTATACTTCATCCTACTACTAATACTTTATTTTTAGCTACTTATACATATTTTAGACTTGGTACTCTAGAAATAGAAGCTGATACTTTAGCTTCTGAGCTTTTACTAAGTGATGATATATATTATAAATATATGGGTAGAAACAATGGATTTATAGCAAGTTGTGAAAAAGTTCCTGAAAGGTTTGTTGAACTTAAACTTAATAATTTTAGAAAAAGATTAAATAAGTTTTGGTAA
- a CDS encoding BRO family protein gives MNDLKIFSNEEFGEINVVVINKKEYFEAIPIARALGYSNQRDAIIRLCKKEGVEFLDVGVKYAPLSIDNDMFLVDNSLDTIEIEGESLN, from the coding sequence ATGAATGATTTAAAGATTTTTTCAAATGAAGAATTTGGAGAAATAAATGTAGTAGTAATAAATAAAAAAGAATATTTTGAGGCTATACCAATAGCAAGGGCATTAGGATACTCAAATCAAAGAGATGCAATAATTAGATTATGCAAAAAAGAGGGTGTCGAGTTTTTAGACGTAGGGGTAAAATATGCACCACTTAGTATTGATAATGATATGTTTTTAGTAGATAATTCACTAGATACTATAGAAATTGAAGGAGAAAGTTTAAATTAA
- the megL gene encoding methionine gamma-lyase, giving the protein MENLKNKRFATKAIHGGHHKDPVSGALTTPICQTSTFVFDSAEQGGRRFALQEGGYIYSRLGNPTNAQLEEKVALLEGAEACMSTASGIGAISSALWTALKAGDHVVASKTLYGCTFALLNHGLTRYGVEVTFVDATNLEEVKAAMKENTRVVYLETPANPDLKLIDIEAVAKIAHEKKDCIVMVDNTFCTPYIQRPLEWGADVVLHSATKYLNGHGDVIAGFVVGKQDFINQVRLFGVKDMTGAVLSAFDAYLILRGMKTLQIRMDKHSKNALEVAKFLEGHKNVVKVNYPGLESFPQRELAKKQMHLPGGMIAFEVKGGLEAGKKLLNSLELCTLAVSLGDCETLIQHPASMTHSPYTAEERAEAGISDGLIRISVGLEDPEDIIDDLKQALDLL; this is encoded by the coding sequence ATGGAAAACTTAAAAAACAAAAGATTTGCTACAAAAGCGATACATGGAGGACATCATAAAGATCCTGTATCTGGAGCATTAACTACACCAATATGCCAAACATCAACATTTGTATTTGATAGTGCTGAACAAGGTGGAAGAAGATTTGCACTTCAAGAAGGTGGATACATATACTCAAGATTAGGAAATCCAACTAATGCTCAATTAGAAGAAAAAGTAGCTTTACTAGAAGGCGCAGAGGCTTGTATGTCTACTGCATCAGGAATAGGAGCTATATCTTCAGCATTATGGACAGCCTTAAAAGCAGGAGACCATGTAGTTGCGTCTAAGACATTATATGGATGTACATTTGCATTATTAAATCATGGCTTAACAAGATATGGAGTTGAAGTAACTTTTGTAGATGCTACTAATTTAGAAGAAGTTAAAGCTGCTATGAAAGAAAATACTAGAGTTGTTTATTTAGAAACTCCAGCAAATCCAGACTTAAAATTAATAGATATAGAAGCTGTTGCTAAAATAGCTCATGAAAAGAAAGATTGTATAGTTATGGTAGATAATACTTTCTGTACACCTTACATACAAAGACCTCTAGAATGGGGAGCTGATGTTGTACTTCACTCTGCAACTAAGTACTTAAACGGACATGGAGACGTTATAGCAGGTTTTGTTGTTGGTAAACAAGACTTTATAAACCAAGTAAGATTATTTGGTGTTAAAGATATGACAGGTGCTGTACTTAGCGCATTTGATGCTTACTTAATATTAAGAGGTATGAAAACTTTACAAATCAGAATGGATAAACATAGTAAAAATGCACTAGAAGTTGCTAAATTCCTAGAAGGACATAAAAATGTAGTAAAAGTTAACTATCCTGGACTTGAAAGCTTCCCTCAACGTGAATTAGCTAAAAAACAAATGCATTTACCAGGTGGTATGATAGCATTTGAAGTTAAAGGTGGCTTAGAGGCAGGTAAAAAATTACTTAACTCTTTAGAATTATGTACTCTTGCAGTTAGCTTAGGTGATTGCGAGACATTAATACAACATCCTGCTTCAATGACTCACTCTCCTTATACAGCTGAGGAAAGAGCTGAAGCTGGAATCTCAGATGGATTAATAAGAATTTCTGTAGGTCTTGAAGACCCTGAAGATATAATAGATGATTTAAAACAAGCCTTAGATTTACTTTAA
- a CDS encoding DUF2922 domain-containing protein produces MEVSKKLLMSFMTTSGKKVSISVDDPRENLTETEIKTAMTTILSKNIFKPAGENFASLVEAKVVETGTTEYDLVL; encoded by the coding sequence ATGGAAGTTTCAAAGAAATTGTTAATGAGTTTTATGACAACATCTGGAAAGAAGGTTTCTATATCAGTAGATGACCCTAGGGAAAATTTAACTGAAACAGAGATAAAGACAGCTATGACTACTATACTTTCTAAAAATATATTTAAACCAGCTGGAGAAAACTTTGCATCTTTAGTAGAAGCTAAGGTTGTTGAAACTGGAACTACTGAATACGACTTGGTTTTATAG
- the hsdR gene encoding type I restriction-modification system endonuclease: protein MSNFNFLNEKYPELAKLGEFAEKYIYQDSNTAFIKLGIFGETIVKYIIKLEDIDEIYISHDKSQINRIKLLKKEDLLPEEIESILQILRKKRNPAAHEGYENVEEAKVNLRLAHKLANWFMEVYGDYYFEPVEFVMPEENSIESSSENLKKLEEEYEAKIKEYESQLNNLKSLNEDKTEDTIKKEKYLRKERSKKIAKNMDLSEEETRMIIDEQLRNAGWEADTKNLRYSKGTRPVKNKNMAIAEWPTSSKYKKSGYVDYALFCGEKLVGFIEAKKYSQDVGSHMIENKIYAKGVKEEHIDYVVGGWEEYNVPFLFTSNGRKYIEEIKEKSGVHFLDCRKPTNNPKVLQNFYTPQNIMELLQSDLEKSNEELDKLSFDFLQDPKGVGLRYYQVDAIKAVERAIKEEKESALITMATGTGKTRTVLGLIYRLLKTNRFKRILFLVDRTSLGNQASETFEEVKITDLLTLNQIYNINKLEDKKIDKETKVHIATVQAMVKRIMYNSDESQIPGVGDYDAIIIDEAHRGYILDKEVLEEELEYKDEKDFLSKYKKVIDYFDAFKIALTATPALHTTQIFGAPVYSYTYRNAVIDGYLVDHEPPHIIKTKLLEEGIHLKKGDSVVKYDPTTGEVLNGAYLEDDVDFEIDSFNKKIIVESHTREALNEVAKYISPDEDGKTLIFATNDYHADMIVRILKEIYTDLLGEVDDDSILKITGKLKDPELAIKQYKNEKYPNIAVTVDLLSTGIDVPKINKIVFMRRVKSRILYEQMLGRATRLCDEINKTHFEIYDCVNLYEALEDVTNMKPVVVDSKDSFKKLRNQLSEDISIEAKENIVNKVVAKLQRKKKLIKEEAVFKSLANNKSPGEFIKELKELNTEEAIKTIIENDRLMTYLDEKALDKNLLIIAKEEDVLTEHSRGYGKGKRPEDYINEFEAYIKENMNEIVALNVLCTKPKSMTRNDLKAIKQILDGAGFNEEYLKTAYKDMTNEEITADIIAFIRQKAIGSVLISKEDRVKKAMSKIKKEFNFTPLQVKWLEKIEKYMIKEVIIDKDVFSMGNFKREGGFNRYNKIFDERLDEVIDKLKEHMFNENELA from the coding sequence ATGAGTAACTTTAACTTTCTAAATGAAAAATATCCAGAGCTTGCCAAGTTAGGCGAGTTTGCTGAAAAATACATATACCAAGACTCAAATACAGCTTTCATAAAGCTAGGAATATTTGGAGAAACAATAGTAAAATATATCATAAAACTAGAAGATATAGACGAAATATATATAAGTCATGACAAAAGTCAAATAAACAGAATAAAACTTCTAAAAAAAGAAGACCTACTACCAGAAGAAATAGAAAGCATATTACAAATACTAAGAAAGAAAAGAAACCCAGCAGCACACGAAGGATACGAAAATGTAGAAGAAGCAAAAGTAAATTTAAGACTTGCACACAAACTAGCAAACTGGTTTATGGAAGTATATGGGGATTACTACTTTGAGCCAGTAGAATTTGTAATGCCAGAGGAAAACAGCATAGAAAGTAGTAGTGAAAATCTTAAAAAACTAGAAGAAGAATATGAAGCCAAAATAAAAGAATACGAAAGTCAACTTAATAATCTAAAATCACTTAATGAAGATAAAACAGAAGATACAATTAAAAAAGAAAAATATCTAAGAAAAGAACGTTCTAAAAAAATCGCTAAAAACATGGATTTAAGTGAAGAAGAAACAAGAATGATAATAGATGAACAACTAAGAAATGCAGGATGGGAAGCAGACACTAAAAACTTAAGATATTCAAAAGGAACAAGACCTGTAAAAAACAAAAATATGGCAATAGCAGAATGGCCAACATCATCTAAATACAAAAAGAGTGGATATGTAGACTATGCACTATTTTGTGGAGAAAAATTAGTAGGATTTATAGAAGCTAAAAAATACTCACAAGATGTAGGTAGCCATATGATAGAAAATAAAATATACGCTAAAGGTGTAAAAGAAGAACACATAGACTATGTAGTTGGCGGATGGGAAGAATACAACGTACCATTTTTATTTACATCAAATGGTAGAAAATATATAGAAGAAATAAAAGAAAAAAGTGGAGTACATTTTCTAGATTGTAGAAAGCCTACAAATAACCCTAAAGTACTTCAAAACTTCTACACACCACAAAATATAATGGAACTTTTACAAAGTGACTTAGAAAAATCAAATGAAGAATTAGACAAACTATCATTTGACTTTTTACAAGATCCTAAAGGAGTAGGACTTAGATATTACCAAGTAGATGCCATAAAAGCAGTAGAGCGTGCTATAAAAGAAGAAAAAGAATCAGCTCTTATAACAATGGCAACAGGAACAGGAAAAACAAGAACAGTACTAGGCCTTATATATAGACTACTTAAAACAAATAGATTTAAACGTATACTATTTTTAGTAGATAGAACAAGTTTGGGAAACCAAGCTAGTGAAACATTTGAAGAGGTAAAGATAACAGACTTATTAACACTTAATCAAATATATAACATAAACAAACTAGAAGATAAAAAAATAGACAAAGAAACAAAAGTACATATAGCAACAGTACAAGCAATGGTAAAACGTATAATGTACAATAGTGATGAATCTCAAATACCAGGAGTAGGAGATTATGACGCTATAATAATAGACGAAGCTCATAGAGGATATATACTAGACAAAGAAGTATTAGAAGAAGAATTAGAATACAAAGATGAAAAAGACTTCTTAAGTAAATACAAAAAAGTAATAGACTACTTTGATGCATTTAAAATAGCACTAACAGCAACACCAGCACTACATACAACACAAATATTTGGGGCACCAGTATACAGTTATACTTATAGAAATGCTGTAATAGATGGATACTTAGTAGATCATGAGCCACCACATATTATAAAAACTAAACTATTAGAAGAAGGAATACATCTAAAAAAAGGTGATAGTGTAGTAAAATATGATCCAACAACAGGAGAAGTATTAAACGGTGCATATCTTGAAGATGATGTAGACTTTGAAATAGATTCATTTAATAAAAAAATAATAGTAGAAAGCCATACAAGAGAAGCACTAAATGAAGTAGCTAAATACATAAGCCCTGATGAAGATGGAAAAACTTTAATATTTGCAACAAATGATTATCATGCAGATATGATAGTAAGAATACTAAAAGAGATATACACAGACTTACTAGGTGAAGTAGATGATGATAGTATACTTAAAATAACTGGAAAACTAAAAGATCCAGAACTAGCTATAAAACAATATAAAAATGAAAAATATCCAAATATAGCAGTAACAGTAGACCTATTATCAACAGGAATAGACGTACCTAAAATAAATAAAATAGTATTTATGAGAAGAGTAAAATCAAGAATACTATATGAACAAATGTTGGGAAGAGCCACAAGACTTTGTGATGAAATAAATAAAACACACTTTGAAATATATGACTGTGTAAATCTATACGAAGCATTAGAAGATGTTACTAATATGAAACCAGTAGTAGTAGATTCTAAAGATAGCTTCAAAAAACTTAGAAACCAATTAAGTGAAGATATAAGCATAGAAGCTAAAGAAAATATAGTAAATAAAGTAGTAGCAAAACTACAAAGAAAGAAAAAGCTAATAAAAGAAGAAGCAGTGTTTAAATCATTAGCAAATAATAAATCTCCAGGAGAATTTATAAAAGAGCTTAAAGAACTAAACACAGAAGAAGCTATAAAAACAATAATAGAAAATGATAGGTTAATGACTTATCTAGATGAAAAAGCACTAGATAAAAATCTATTAATAATAGCAAAAGAAGAAGACGTATTAACAGAACATAGCAGAGGATATGGAAAAGGAAAACGTCCAGAAGACTATATAAATGAATTTGAAGCCTATATAAAAGAAAATATGAATGAAATAGTAGCTTTAAACGTATTGTGCACAAAACCAAAATCAATGACTAGAAATGATTTAAAGGCTATAAAACAAATACTAGATGGAGCTGGATTTAATGAAGAATATCTAAAAACAGCCTATAAGGATATGACTAATGAAGAAATAACAGCAGATATAATAGCATTCATAAGACAAAAGGCCATAGGAAGTGTGCTTATATCAAAAGAAGATAGAGTTAAAAAGGCTATGAGTAAAATCAAAAAAGAGTTTAACTTTACACCACTTCAAGTCAAATGGTTAGAAAAAATAGAGAAATATATGATAAAAGAAGTTATAATAGATAAGGATGTATTTAGTATGGGTAACTTCAAAAGAGAAGGTGGCTTTAATAGATATAACAAAATCTTTGATGAAAGATTAGATGAAGTCATAGACAAACTAAAAGAGCATATGTTTAATGAAAATGAACTAGCATAA
- a CDS encoding helix-turn-helix domain-containing protein, producing MESIGERITKARRYLGMNQKELCEKAEINEATLSRYENGLREPKAATLSKLAEILEVSTDYLLGITDIRNYKTLKDDMNKNVESIYENTKEMLKQDGLMLYGKPATKEDIDHILKAMKVGMLMALEKDND from the coding sequence ATGGAAAGCATCGGAGAAAGAATAACAAAGGCAAGACGTTATTTAGGTATGAATCAAAAGGAATTGTGCGAAAAAGCTGAAATAAATGAAGCAACTCTATCAAGATATGAAAATGGACTTAGAGAACCTAAAGCTGCTACACTTTCAAAGTTAGCAGAAATTTTAGAAGTATCTACTGACTATTTACTTGGTATAACAGATATTAGAAATTATAAGACTTTAAAAGACGATATGAACAAAAACGTTGAAAGTATATATGAAAATACTAAAGAAATGTTAAAGCAAGACGGTTTAATGCTTTATGGTAAACCTGCTACTAAAGAAGATATAGATCACATACTAAAAGCTATGAAGGTTGGTATGTTAATGGCCCTAGAAAAAGATAATGATTAA
- a CDS encoding helix-turn-helix transcriptional regulator, which translates to MKLRLLKSKRVLKGLYQYELAEKMGISHKTYNFKENGKIVFTVEEILKVIECLDLTLDEANDIFFFNKLPKS; encoded by the coding sequence TTGAAATTAAGATTACTTAAATCAAAGAGGGTACTTAAGGGGTTATACCAATATGAGCTAGCAGAGAAGATGGGAATTTCTCATAAGACATACAACTTTAAGGAAAATGGCAAAATAGTGTTTACTGTTGAAGAGATATTAAAAGTAATTGAATGTTTGGATTTAACACTTGATGAAGCTAATGATATTTTTTTCTTTAATAAATTACCAAAAAGCTAA
- a CDS encoding RNA polymerase sigma factor region1.1 domain-containing protein, with amino-acid sequence MNEKLKQEVMDEFINLFKELDKGEMKKVIEYIEKLMVGDLADLIEKGKEEGILTKVEIVNAFKKANLDEVQMNYLYNRIVDLGITISE; translated from the coding sequence ATGAACGAAAAATTAAAGCAAGAAGTAATGGATGAATTTATAAATTTATTTAAAGAACTTGATAAAGGTGAAATGAAAAAAGTGATTGAATACATAGAAAAATTAATGGTAGGAGATCTAGCTGATTTAATAGAAAAAGGTAAAGAAGAAGGGATTCTCACAAAAGTAGAGATAGTAAATGCTTTTAAAAAAGCTAATCTTGATGAAGTACAAATGAACTACTTATATAATAGAATAGTTGATTTAGGAATAACAATAAGTGAATAA
- a CDS encoding DUF1659 domain-containing protein produces MAVTATKNPSGLKIRFDCGLDDVTGKTKVKSRTYSNVDPEATNDDVYAVGAVIASLQNNTLLEVAIIDNTTLSE; encoded by the coding sequence ATGGCAGTAACTGCAACTAAAAATCCATCAGGATTAAAAATAAGATTTGACTGTGGGCTTGATGATGTAACTGGAAAAACAAAAGTAAAAAGTAGAACTTACTCTAATGTAGATCCAGAAGCAACAAATGATGATGTATATGCTGTTGGAGCTGTTATAGCATCACTTCAAAACAATACACTACTTGAAGTAGCTATAATAGACAATACTACATTATCAGAATAA
- a CDS encoding DnaD domain protein, translated as MAIFRHVRTEFWKDEKVLEEMTPEDKLFFLYILTNTNTTQIGIYKIPKKQIAFELGYSVESINTLIDRFENYYKIIRYNQQTRELAIRRWGKYNLVKGGKPIIDCVKKEVKEVKDKSLLAYIAQHIDKEEIKREFENYIDDTCNDSLDSISTIGAQKEKEKEKENKKEKEEEKENEHLSYSSSLSKFKKLYEENIGLINGIVAQWLIDITETIDYELFKRAIEIATDRGKCNKGYVNGIINQWNDNNIKSYSDLLAYEKSLKNRGDKYGKGSNNYRNNEYAIWYEGEDEDIYRKPTPEEIAEVEREFGRFRS; from the coding sequence ATGGCAATATTTAGACATGTAAGAACTGAATTTTGGAAAGATGAAAAAGTATTAGAAGAGATGACACCAGAGGACAAGCTATTTTTCTTATATATTTTAACTAATACAAACACAACACAAATAGGAATATATAAAATACCTAAAAAGCAAATAGCTTTTGAATTGGGGTACTCAGTAGAAAGTATAAATACACTTATAGATAGATTTGAAAATTACTACAAAATTATAAGATATAATCAACAAACACGTGAATTAGCCATAAGACGATGGGGAAAGTACAATTTAGTAAAAGGTGGAAAGCCAATAATAGACTGTGTAAAAAAAGAAGTCAAGGAAGTTAAGGATAAGAGCCTATTAGCTTATATAGCACAACATATAGATAAAGAAGAGATAAAAAGAGAGTTTGAAAATTATATAGACGATACGTGTAACGATTCGTTGGATAGTATATCTACCATAGGTGCGCAAAAAGAAAAAGAAAAAGAAAAAGAAAATAAAAAAGAAAAAGAAGAAGAAAAAGAAAATGAACACTTATCGTATTCTTCATCTTTAAGTAAGTTTAAAAAATTATATGAAGAAAATATAGGACTTATAAACGGTATAGTAGCACAGTGGTTAATAGATATTACAGAAACTATAGATTATGAATTATTTAAAAGAGCTATAGAGATTGCTACAGATAGAGGTAAATGTAACAAAGGATATGTAAATGGAATAATAAATCAATGGAATGATAACAACATAAAAAGTTATAGTGATTTATTAGCATATGAAAAAAGCTTAAAGAACAGGGGAGATAAATATGGAAAGGGTAGTAACAACTATAGAAACAATGAATATGCCATATGGTATGAAGGAGAGGATGAAGACATTTATAGAAAGCCAACACCAGAAGAAATTGCAGAAGTTGAACGAGAGTTTGGAAGGTTTAGAAGCTAA
- a CDS encoding N-acetylmuramoyl-L-alanine amidase family protein: MKWYLDFGHGGKDPGALGYNSTKESDTVLKIGMLIKNNLEEAFEKVITTRETDKYYSLDCRSQNANKCNCDYFISLHMNSSTNKSAKGCEVWVYDKNSKVYPLAKTICSNISKTINTPNRGVKISKDFFVLRKTKMPALLIEIDFISNSVVENNLASPKYIKDIADSISSSLLSFVDKSIIDKMNNSNFYRVCIGAFKNKTNAVNLKNKAISKGFNDTYII, translated from the coding sequence ATGAAATGGTACTTAGACTTTGGCCACGGTGGTAAAGACCCTGGAGCATTAGGATATAACTCAACCAAAGAAAGTGATACAGTATTAAAAATAGGAATGCTCATAAAAAACAACCTAGAAGAAGCTTTCGAAAAAGTAATAACAACTAGAGAAACTGATAAATACTACTCTCTAGACTGTAGAAGTCAAAATGCAAACAAATGTAACTGTGACTACTTTATAAGCCTTCACATGAACTCATCAACTAACAAATCAGCCAAAGGATGTGAAGTATGGGTATATGATAAAAACAGTAAAGTATATCCCCTAGCTAAAACCATATGCTCAAACATATCAAAAACTATAAATACACCTAACCGTGGTGTTAAAATATCAAAAGACTTCTTTGTACTTAGAAAAACTAAAATGCCTGCTCTTTTAATAGAGATAGACTTTATATCAAACTCTGTTGTTGAAAATAACTTAGCTTCTCCTAAGTATATAAAAGACATAGCAGACTCCATATCATCTAGTCTACTTTCATTTGTGGATAAATCAATAATAGATAAAATGAATAACTCGAATTTTTATAGAGTATGTATAGGAGCATTTAAAAATAAAACTAATGCTGTAAATCTTAAGAATAAAGCAATATCCAAAGGCTTTAATGACACTTATATAATCTAG
- a CDS encoding YvrJ family protein, giving the protein MNSELQTLIASVGFPIALSMYLLVRIEGKLQVLSDSINELSKTIIGMK; this is encoded by the coding sequence GTGAATTCTGAATTACAAACGCTTATAGCTTCTGTTGGCTTTCCTATAGCCCTTAGTATGTACTTACTTGTAAGGATTGAGGGAAAGCTTCAGGTTCTATCTGATAGTATTAATGAATTATCTAAAACTATTATTGGTATGAAATAA
- a CDS encoding TerB family tellurite resistance protein, with amino-acid sequence MKKSKDIKFEETQLLDLYAIMFGMAYADGELEKDELQAIYEVINTEGFSEDGKRAIQDYIVLAPDIDVHINNIKREIEELRFTCYVNAVEVAYSNYIIEESEERLLKRLKTSFGITEKQDIEIRKFVKEARRIKDRGIDDKYAEDALKSAMAGLGAVGVPVAAVYFCGSVVGLSAAGITSGLAALGLGMGMVPGIGMAIVIGAGIFIAVSKLLDVGGKRKKEKALKEKERRAQQVIKNLQESINHLVDKIKELEIKAKDADANKEAVKELSKRLKMLQQVVMNKKASV; translated from the coding sequence ATGAAAAAAAGTAAAGATATTAAATTTGAGGAAACACAACTATTAGATTTATATGCCATAATGTTTGGAATGGCATATGCAGATGGTGAGTTAGAAAAAGATGAATTACAAGCAATATATGAAGTTATAAACACAGAGGGTTTTAGTGAGGACGGTAAAAGAGCAATTCAAGACTATATAGTTTTAGCTCCAGATATAGATGTACATATAAATAATATAAAAAGAGAAATAGAAGAATTGAGATTTACATGCTATGTAAATGCCGTAGAAGTAGCATATTCAAACTATATAATAGAGGAATCAGAAGAAAGATTATTAAAAAGACTAAAGACATCTTTTGGAATAACAGAAAAGCAAGATATTGAAATAAGAAAATTTGTAAAAGAAGCTAGAAGGATAAAAGATAGAGGAATTGATGATAAATATGCGGAAGATGCATTAAAATCAGCTATGGCAGGTCTAGGAGCAGTTGGAGTACCTGTAGCAGCAGTTTATTTCTGTGGTTCTGTTGTAGGATTAAGTGCGGCAGGTATAACTAGTGGGCTAGCAGCTTTAGGCTTAGGTATGGGTATGGTACCTGGTATAGGAATGGCTATTGTAATAGGAGCAGGTATATTCATAGCAGTTAGCAAACTTTTAGATGTAGGCGGAAAGAGAAAGAAAGAAAAAGCTCTTAAGGAAAAAGAGAGGAGAGCTCAGCAAGTAATAAAAAATCTTCAAGAGTCTATAAATCATCTAGTAGATAAAATAAAAGAATTAGAAATCAAAGCTAAGGATGCTGATGCTAATAAAGAAGCTGTAAAAGAGTTAAGTAAGAGATTAAAAATGTTACAGCAAGTTGTTATGAATAAAAAGGCAAGTGTATAA
- a CDS encoding DnaA ATPase domain-containing protein codes for MEGLEAKVSEYRCNKCRDMTFIIDEGVAIPCACRQVRIAEDILIKSGISEEFRNKKFSNFVYDIEKQIIYAYKKACNYSRNFKDIEKDRYNSIMFMGQVGCGKTHLSLAIANELMDDGVGVVYMSYREVVTKLKQNIMDEAYYNRVMNRYKNARVLLIDDLFKGRISDSDVNIIFEIVNHRYFNNLPLIVSSEKSVEELIGIDEAIGSRLIEMSKNYLVKIIGKKLNFRIYGK; via the coding sequence TTGGAAGGTTTAGAAGCTAAAGTTAGTGAGTATAGATGTAATAAGTGTAGAGATATGACATTTATTATAGATGAAGGTGTTGCAATTCCTTGTGCATGTAGGCAAGTAAGGATAGCTGAAGATATTTTAATAAAAAGTGGTATAAGTGAAGAGTTTAGAAACAAGAAATTTAGCAACTTTGTTTATGATATAGAAAAGCAAATTATATATGCTTATAAAAAAGCTTGTAATTATTCAAGAAACTTTAAAGATATTGAAAAGGATAGATATAACTCTATAATGTTTATGGGACAAGTTGGGTGTGGTAAAACCCATCTTTCCCTGGCTATAGCTAATGAGCTTATGGATGATGGGGTAGGTGTTGTGTATATGAGTTATAGAGAAGTTGTGACTAAACTTAAGCAAAATATTATGGATGAGGCTTATTATAATAGGGTGATGAACAGATATAAAAATGCTAGGGTGCTTTTGATTGATGATTTGTTTAAGGGCAGGATTAGTGATAGTGATGTTAATATTATCTTTGAGATTGTTAATCATAGGTATTTTAATAATTTGCCACTTATTGTTAGTTCGGAGAAGAGTGTTGAGGAACTTATAGGTATTGATGAGGCTATTGGTAGTAGGCTTATTGAAATGAGTAAAAATTATTTAGTAAAGATTATTGGAAAAAAATTAAATTTTAGAATATATGGAAAATAA